The following proteins are encoded in a genomic region of Reichenbachiella sp.:
- a CDS encoding sigma-54 dependent transcriptional regulator has protein sequence MTKILIIDDEKNIRHTLREILEYEKYQIEEAENGKAGLDKLKEEDFDVVLCDVKMPEMDGIEVLEHARALDHIPQFIMISAHGNIETAVDATKKGAYDFIQKPPDLNRLLLTIKNALDKSSLIQETKVLKKKVAKSQEIVGESQPIQEVKETIEKVAGTEARVLITGGNGTGKELVANAIHKLSNRNKKPLVEVNCAAIPSELIESELFGHEKGSFTSAVKQRIGKFEQANNGTLFLDEIGDMSLSAQAKVLRALQENKITRVGGEKEIKVNVRVLAATNKDLKEEINQKRFREDLYHRLSVILIKVPSLKEREEDIPLLVDKFLTDIAAEYGTSKKEIEENALNQLKKGAWTGNIRELRNVVERLIIMSEDKITAEDVKKYADTN, from the coding sequence ATGACAAAGATTTTAATTATTGACGATGAAAAAAACATTCGTCATACACTTCGTGAAATACTTGAATATGAAAAATATCAAATTGAAGAAGCTGAAAACGGAAAAGCAGGTTTAGACAAACTGAAAGAGGAAGATTTTGACGTCGTGCTATGCGATGTAAAAATGCCTGAAATGGACGGTATTGAAGTATTGGAGCATGCGCGCGCGCTTGACCATATACCCCAGTTCATCATGATCTCCGCTCATGGAAACATTGAAACAGCCGTTGATGCAACCAAAAAAGGAGCCTATGATTTTATTCAAAAACCACCTGACCTAAATAGGCTGCTTCTGACGATAAAGAATGCTCTCGACAAATCCAGTCTCATTCAAGAAACCAAAGTATTAAAAAAGAAAGTAGCTAAATCTCAAGAAATCGTTGGTGAATCTCAGCCAATTCAGGAGGTCAAAGAAACGATAGAAAAAGTCGCTGGAACGGAGGCCAGAGTCCTGATCACTGGAGGAAATGGAACGGGAAAAGAGCTTGTTGCTAATGCTATCCACAAATTGAGTAATAGGAACAAAAAACCATTGGTCGAGGTGAATTGCGCAGCTATTCCATCTGAATTAATAGAAAGTGAACTTTTCGGACACGAAAAGGGCTCCTTTACTTCAGCAGTAAAACAGCGAATTGGAAAATTCGAACAAGCCAATAATGGCACCCTTTTTCTTGACGAAATTGGTGATATGAGCTTATCGGCTCAAGCCAAAGTGCTTCGAGCACTACAAGAAAATAAGATCACTCGCGTTGGAGGAGAGAAAGAAATCAAAGTAAATGTTAGAGTACTTGCCGCAACTAACAAAGATCTCAAAGAAGAAATCAACCAAAAACGGTTCAGAGAAGATCTATACCACCGATTGAGCGTTATTTTAATTAAAGTCCCATCGCTAAAAGAACGCGAGGAGGATATTCCCTTACTAGTGGATAAATTTCTTACTGACATAGCTGCCGAGTATGGAACCAGTAAAAAGGAAATAGAAGAAAATGCGCTGAATCAACTCAAAAAAGGAGCTTGGACCGGGAATATTAGAGAGCTTAGAAATGTGGTAGAAAGGCTCATCATTATGTCAGAAGACAAAATAACAGCTGAAGACGTAAAAAAATATGCGGACACTAACTAG
- a CDS encoding acyl transferase — protein sequence MKLLNSFKIKSSKVNSQSFDEVAMGLFHYQAEECVVYREYLDYLNIDHKLIHDLNEVPFLPIDFFKSHQVRTDNWEEQEVYLSSGTTGSERSKHYIEDPSFYLSNAELIFEQLYGSLSAYQFFALLPSYQEQGHSSLVKMVDHFINKGVKGREGGFYLNRLDDLLYDLQRALSFRDKSVVLFGVGYALLDLVDRAKATGIKLDGLFIIETGGMKGRRKDMVKSEFYAILKEGLGKVQVHSEYGMTELLSQAYSFNEKTYKVPAQMKILIRDPEDPFFYLESGKTGGINVIDLANVHSCAFVETKDLGRLLENGEFEILGRLDNSDIRGCNLMVV from the coding sequence ATGAAGCTTTTAAATAGTTTCAAAATAAAGAGTAGCAAAGTTAACTCTCAATCCTTTGATGAAGTGGCAATGGGACTATTTCATTACCAGGCAGAGGAGTGTGTGGTGTATCGGGAATATCTTGATTATTTGAACATAGATCATAAATTGATACATGATCTTAATGAAGTGCCATTTTTACCTATTGATTTTTTTAAGAGCCATCAGGTAAGAACGGATAACTGGGAGGAACAAGAGGTCTATTTGAGTAGCGGAACTACGGGATCTGAAAGAAGCAAACATTATATAGAAGACCCTTCCTTTTATCTGTCGAATGCTGAATTGATTTTTGAACAGCTCTATGGTTCACTTTCAGCTTATCAGTTTTTTGCTTTGTTGCCGTCCTATCAAGAGCAGGGGCATTCATCCTTGGTTAAAATGGTAGATCATTTTATAAATAAAGGTGTAAAAGGTAGAGAAGGAGGATTTTATTTGAATCGACTGGATGATCTTTTATATGATCTGCAAAGGGCTTTGAGCTTTAGAGACAAGTCGGTTGTTTTGTTTGGTGTCGGCTATGCCCTATTGGATTTGGTCGATCGAGCTAAGGCAACCGGAATTAAATTAGACGGTTTGTTTATTATAGAAACAGGAGGCATGAAGGGCAGACGAAAGGATATGGTAAAGAGTGAGTTTTATGCCATTCTTAAAGAAGGATTAGGAAAGGTTCAGGTTCATTCGGAGTACGGAATGACAGAGTTGCTTTCACAGGCTTATTCTTTCAACGAAAAAACGTATAAAGTCCCTGCTCAGATGAAAATTTTAATCCGAGACCCAGAAGATCCTTTTTTCTATCTGGAGTCTGGTAAGACAGGAGGAATAAATGTAATTGACCTTGCCAATGTACATTCTTGTGCATTTGTTGAGACCAAAGATTTAGGTCGGTTGCTGGAAAATGGGGAATTTGAAATTTTAGGAAGATTGGATAATTCAGATATTAGGGGATGCAATTTGATGGTTGTTTAA
- the ald gene encoding alanine dehydrogenase: MIIGVPKEIKNNENRVALTPSGVKELKRHGHQVFVQKTAGEGSGFSDEEYTSVGAELLPTIEDVYGKAEMIIKVKEPIEPEYKLIKEDQLVFTYFHFASHEPLTKAMIDSKSVCLAYETVEKADRSLPLLVPMSEVAGRMSIQQGAKYLEKPLKGRGILLGGVPGVRPAKVMILGGGIVGTEAAKMAAGMGADVTILDLSLPRLRYLDDVMPANVKTLMSSEYNIREMIQDHDLIIGAVLIPGAKAPKLITRDMLKDMRPGTVLVDVAVDQGGCFETTKPTTHQEPTYIIDDVVHYSVANMPGAVPYTSTLALTNATLPYAIQLANKGWEKACKENNELKLGLNVIKGDVVYKGVSDAFDLPYTPLDKYI, encoded by the coding sequence ATGATTATCGGGGTACCCAAAGAAATTAAAAACAACGAAAACCGTGTAGCACTTACACCCTCAGGAGTAAAAGAACTGAAAAGACACGGACACCAAGTATTTGTACAAAAAACGGCCGGAGAAGGCAGTGGATTTTCTGATGAGGAATACACTAGCGTAGGCGCTGAACTTCTTCCTACCATTGAAGATGTTTACGGCAAAGCCGAAATGATCATCAAAGTAAAGGAACCAATTGAGCCTGAATACAAACTGATCAAAGAGGATCAATTGGTATTTACCTACTTTCACTTTGCTTCTCATGAACCTTTAACTAAGGCTATGATTGACAGTAAGTCAGTCTGTCTAGCCTATGAAACTGTAGAGAAAGCGGATAGGTCTTTGCCTCTATTGGTACCTATGTCAGAAGTGGCTGGCAGAATGTCTATCCAACAAGGAGCCAAATATCTGGAGAAACCTTTAAAAGGAAGAGGTATTTTGCTTGGAGGAGTACCAGGTGTACGTCCTGCAAAAGTAATGATATTAGGTGGTGGTATTGTAGGCACAGAGGCTGCTAAAATGGCTGCTGGGATGGGAGCTGATGTAACCATTCTTGATTTGAGTTTGCCAAGGTTGAGATACCTAGATGATGTCATGCCAGCCAATGTAAAAACATTGATGTCTAGCGAATACAACATCAGAGAAATGATCCAAGATCATGACTTAATCATAGGTGCTGTCTTGATCCCAGGAGCCAAAGCTCCTAAATTGATTACTAGGGACATGCTCAAAGACATGAGACCAGGAACTGTATTGGTTGATGTAGCTGTAGATCAAGGTGGATGCTTTGAGACCACTAAGCCTACTACTCATCAGGAGCCTACATACATTATTGACGATGTGGTTCACTACAGTGTAGCCAATATGCCTGGTGCTGTACCTTATACTTCGACTTTGGCTTTAACAAATGCTACTCTTCCTTATGCCATCCAATTGGCAAACAAGGGATGGGAAAAAGCATGTAAAGAGAATAATGAATTAAAGTTAGGCTTGAATGTTATAAAAGGTGATGTAGTATACAAGGGCGTTTCTGACGCGTTTGATCTACCATACACTCCTTTAGACAAATACATCTAA
- a CDS encoding thiamine pyrophosphate-dependent enzyme, whose protein sequence is MSSKKEILNDYKLAVESREDSYIGRKEVFMGKAKFGIFGDGKELPQIAMAKVFKNGDFRSGYYRDQTFMMAIGELTSQQFFAQLYAHTSVEDEPASAGRMMNGHFGTRLIDEKGEWKDLTKMKNSSSDISNTGGQMPRLLGLAYASKLYRNNPALKKYKQFSVNGNEIAFGTIGNASTSEGHFYEAMNAAGVLQVPMVMAVWDDEYGISVPKEYHTTKGSISKALAGLQRTAKEKGFEILTTKGWDYIDLCKTFQKAEKIARNEHVPVLVHVEEVTQPQGHSTSGSHERYKSKERLEWEAKFDCLKKMREWILEEKLATGKELDAIEEEAKQVAKTARMEAWKAYTSSIDSDVASLVGMIDTVAERSAEKTKLLSIAKNLKEGLNINKLELTKGAKKALRLTRQEPSRSRDMLVHWLKKNDEKRYDEYSSHLYSESKYSALNIGEEAPKYSEDSKMVDGREVLQACFDEALNRNPLVFALGEDVGKIGDVNQGFAGLQEKYGELRVTDTGIRETTIIGQGIGAALRGLRPIAEIQYLDYLLYAVQTLSDDLATLQYRTKGGQKAPLIIRSRGHRLEGVWHSGSPMGMIINALRGINVLVPRNMTQAAGMYNTLLESDDTALIIECLNGYRLKERMPDNVGEFKVPLGIPEVIREGRDVTVVTYGSMCRIVMDAAVELASYGIEVEVIDVQTLLPFDRHQSIISSIKKTNRLVVADEDVPGGASAYILDKLVVEQECFRYLDSQPVTISAKEHRPAYGSDGDYYSKPSVETIFDKVYDMMGEVDPSSYPDIY, encoded by the coding sequence ATGTCCTCGAAAAAGGAAATTTTGAATGATTACAAACTTGCAGTAGAAAGTAGGGAAGATAGCTATATCGGCCGTAAGGAGGTTTTTATGGGAAAGGCCAAATTTGGGATATTTGGTGATGGAAAAGAGCTTCCTCAAATTGCTATGGCTAAGGTTTTTAAGAATGGAGACTTTCGTTCTGGTTACTATCGTGACCAAACTTTTATGATGGCGATAGGAGAGTTGACCTCTCAGCAATTCTTTGCTCAACTTTATGCACACACCTCAGTTGAAGATGAGCCCGCATCAGCTGGTCGAATGATGAATGGTCATTTTGGTACTCGATTGATTGATGAGAAAGGGGAGTGGAAGGACTTGACGAAAATGAAGAACTCAAGTTCTGATATTTCAAACACTGGAGGTCAAATGCCACGTTTGCTAGGATTGGCCTATGCATCAAAACTTTACAGAAACAACCCAGCACTAAAGAAATACAAGCAGTTTTCAGTTAATGGAAACGAAATTGCTTTTGGAACAATAGGCAACGCCTCAACTTCGGAAGGACATTTCTATGAAGCCATGAATGCGGCAGGAGTCCTTCAGGTACCTATGGTAATGGCTGTATGGGATGATGAATACGGTATTTCGGTTCCCAAAGAGTATCATACAACGAAAGGAAGTATTTCGAAGGCCTTGGCAGGTTTGCAAAGAACGGCTAAAGAAAAGGGTTTTGAAATTCTGACCACAAAAGGATGGGATTACATTGACTTGTGCAAAACCTTTCAGAAAGCAGAAAAGATCGCAAGAAACGAGCATGTGCCAGTACTTGTACACGTAGAAGAAGTAACACAACCTCAAGGGCATTCTACTTCTGGTTCTCATGAAAGATATAAGTCCAAAGAAAGATTAGAATGGGAAGCTAAGTTTGACTGTCTCAAGAAGATGCGTGAATGGATTCTTGAAGAAAAACTAGCCACAGGAAAGGAATTGGATGCGATTGAAGAGGAAGCCAAGCAAGTAGCAAAAACAGCGCGTATGGAGGCTTGGAAAGCTTATACGTCATCTATTGATTCGGATGTTGCCTCTCTTGTAGGAATGATTGATACGGTAGCGGAGCGAAGCGCCGAAAAGACCAAGTTGCTTTCCATTGCTAAAAACCTTAAAGAAGGTCTGAATATCAACAAACTGGAATTGACTAAAGGAGCAAAGAAAGCGTTGAGATTGACCAGACAAGAGCCATCAAGAAGTAGAGATATGCTTGTGCATTGGCTTAAAAAGAACGATGAAAAAAGGTATGACGAGTATTCCTCTCATTTATATAGTGAGTCTAAGTATTCCGCATTAAATATTGGTGAAGAAGCTCCTAAATATTCAGAAGATTCTAAGATGGTTGATGGCCGTGAGGTGCTTCAGGCCTGTTTTGATGAAGCGTTGAATAGAAATCCTTTGGTGTTTGCTCTGGGAGAAGATGTTGGGAAGATTGGCGATGTAAATCAAGGTTTTGCTGGCTTGCAAGAAAAGTACGGTGAATTGAGAGTCACAGACACAGGAATTAGAGAGACTACCATCATAGGTCAGGGTATAGGTGCGGCACTGAGAGGCTTACGCCCAATTGCCGAGATTCAATATTTGGATTATCTCCTTTACGCAGTTCAGACTTTATCGGATGATTTGGCGACTTTGCAATATAGAACGAAAGGTGGTCAAAAGGCTCCCTTAATTATTCGATCTCGAGGACATCGATTAGAAGGCGTATGGCATTCTGGTTCTCCTATGGGGATGATTATTAATGCCTTGAGAGGAATCAATGTATTGGTGCCAAGGAACATGACTCAAGCAGCTGGTATGTATAATACCCTTTTGGAGTCTGACGATACTGCCTTGATTATTGAATGCTTGAATGGATATCGCCTGAAAGAAAGAATGCCTGATAATGTGGGTGAGTTCAAAGTGCCATTGGGTATTCCTGAAGTTATTAGAGAGGGTAGAGATGTAACTGTAGTGACCTATGGATCGATGTGTCGTATTGTAATGGATGCCGCAGTGGAATTGGCGAGTTATGGTATTGAAGTGGAGGTTATTGATGTGCAAACGCTGCTTCCTTTTGATAGGCATCAAAGCATTATTTCCTCAATTAAAAAGACTAATCGATTAGTGGTAGCTGATGAGGATGTTCCTGGAGGAGCCTCTGCCTACATTTTGGATAAATTGGTAGTAGAGCAAGAATGTTTTAGATACTTAGATAGTCAACCCGTAACTATCTCTGCCAAAGAGCATAGACCTGCTTATGGATCAGATGGTGATTACTACTCTAAGCCAAGTGTAGAGACTATATTTGACAAGGTGTACGATATGATGGGAGAAGTTGATCCTTCCAGTTATCCAGATATTTATTAA
- a CDS encoding translocation/assembly module TamB domain-containing protein → MSIGHANLTWFDHMILQNVRLYDHQNDSTLISVKNIKVDFKLFDFLINRKLNADKLELERPYIHVIKENDSTEVNISRFITDLKDIFKKNRKNKEKKTALTLDEILIKDGLFSYNDLRFAPTTEGKDYRHFSFDSIQAHVSYFGFINDSLGMNINHLSSIDPKGQLNIREFVSDFSFTKEQMTFSKLTLMTTQSLIKDSIILKYDTPSQFKYFTDSISFYANLNNSVISTNEVALFSSALSKVNQGLEMTGQVSGSINRLKVMNFNIRSEGNTYFGGNAEFYGLPKIKETFINLKISQSVVDPKDITNFISPDIQQQALNIGQVDFKGSFMGFLTDFVANGQVTSSIGQVNTDINFKIKENNKAWYTGALTLKHFDLRSILHNQEDLKHITLVGKINGSGLRIDNTNFFLNARVDSLRIKDYNYKNLAANGHFKLGFFDGKLSAKDPNLNFNGEVKVDLKDQRNKVNIKAKLDTVNLYALGLTNHAFNLSSFVDIDMKGLKMDDLVGYISLYDNHIGYDDKLLHVDSVKFLSSLIGPQRIIHFETDGLTGEMKGEFRNSVFLRTIKEFYEEIKLNLKNNEEDLDLYYANKLDAQLEKYDVKVDLNFWDLNRFVKPFYPEFDISKEVKLRGSFIQDSTSRLTLFGSIDSLTIKNVSLSKNYVDINIAKDYFGRNTQASAFASSNNQKWSEKYHTENAFTDINWHKDSMTIAMNIEQPEFSNSLAIESSVKFFTDSTQLHFQNSNMEILGKQWIWDTSNRITNKDGEWVFNSVRASNGPENLEVSGMYSLKSPEALFIDLKDFNIQNIQSLVANKVEGSIDGRIKIKRQPENDLIEGNLIVRTLKIEDFMVGDLFAISKWESESERLVMNVDLVHNGKKKIDISGHFFPKREVNQLDLKAKFDSADLKIAEPFIKKNFTNIGGMASGQFSILGTPTYPILKGTGKITNGDLLVNYLNTRYQFNGNLIFDENEISTSNLVLTDSEKNNAYLSGGIFHDGFKNLVLDFQGVFENFKLLNTSAADNNAYYGIAYGTGNINFLGAIDNIQITAEAQTTKGTRLSIPLGESSDSQIEQKEYIEFVDLKDAQNVQKVIEEVHTQEKLKIKGIELDFDLEFTPDAYVELIFDVQAGDIIRGRGNGNIELQINTDGDFTMFGDYTIESGGYNFTLYNIINKEFDIKKGSTISWYGDPYRAILDISASYRQLASLAPLMVRFLDPDDLNSPETRKKYPSIVDLKLRGNLLTPEIKFDINIEDYPPNNQLPNSSVTLDEVVTAFKANLKNNEQEMNRQVFSLIILRKFSTENSFQVNSQTLGNSLSEFVSNQLSYWATQVDENLEVDVDLAGLSDDAYNTFQLRLSYTFLDGRLRVTRGGSLPNQETKGDVSTIIGDWTVEYLLTEDGRFRVKMYSRSDLDDINSQLDESNFETGFSLQYIKSFDQLNQILSDNRKKNISKRESTSEEAKASKEI, encoded by the coding sequence GTGAGTATAGGACATGCCAATCTCACGTGGTTCGATCACATGATACTCCAAAATGTTCGGTTATACGACCATCAAAACGATAGCACACTTATATCTGTAAAGAACATAAAAGTTGATTTCAAACTTTTCGATTTTCTAATCAATAGAAAATTGAATGCAGACAAATTAGAACTTGAACGCCCATACATTCATGTAATCAAAGAAAATGATTCGACTGAAGTCAATATTTCAAGATTTATCACAGACCTAAAAGACATCTTTAAGAAAAACAGAAAAAACAAAGAGAAAAAAACCGCCTTGACTCTAGATGAAATCCTTATCAAAGATGGATTATTTTCATACAATGACTTGAGGTTTGCCCCGACCACAGAAGGTAAAGATTATCGCCATTTTTCTTTTGACTCTATTCAGGCACACGTTTCTTATTTTGGTTTCATCAACGATAGCCTTGGAATGAATATTAATCATCTTAGTTCTATCGATCCAAAAGGTCAACTCAATATCAGGGAATTTGTTAGTGACTTTTCCTTCACAAAAGAGCAAATGACTTTCTCAAAGCTAACCCTAATGACTACTCAAAGTCTAATTAAGGATTCAATCATTTTGAAGTATGACACCCCCTCTCAGTTCAAATATTTCACCGACAGTATTTCATTCTATGCGAACCTAAATAATTCGGTTATTAGCACGAATGAAGTTGCACTTTTCAGCTCGGCTCTTTCTAAAGTGAACCAAGGACTAGAGATGACTGGCCAAGTTTCTGGTTCCATTAACCGCCTCAAAGTGATGAACTTTAATATAAGATCTGAAGGGAACACCTATTTCGGGGGCAACGCCGAGTTTTACGGCCTTCCAAAGATCAAAGAAACCTTCATTAATCTTAAGATTTCGCAATCTGTTGTAGACCCTAAGGATATCACTAATTTCATTTCTCCTGACATTCAACAACAGGCTTTAAACATAGGGCAGGTTGATTTTAAAGGAAGTTTTATGGGATTTCTTACAGATTTCGTAGCTAATGGTCAAGTAACGTCTTCGATTGGTCAAGTAAATACAGATATCAATTTTAAAATTAAAGAAAATAATAAGGCATGGTACACAGGCGCTCTCACACTCAAGCATTTTGACCTTAGAAGTATCCTCCACAACCAAGAAGACCTTAAGCACATCACTCTTGTTGGAAAGATAAATGGCAGTGGCCTCAGAATAGATAATACAAACTTCTTTTTAAACGCTCGGGTGGACTCCTTACGGATAAAGGATTATAACTATAAAAACTTAGCTGCCAACGGCCATTTTAAATTGGGTTTTTTTGATGGTAAACTATCAGCAAAAGATCCAAATCTTAATTTTAACGGAGAGGTCAAAGTAGATCTAAAGGATCAGAGAAATAAGGTCAACATTAAAGCCAAACTCGATACAGTCAACCTCTATGCCCTTGGATTGACGAACCATGCATTCAATCTCTCGTCCTTCGTTGATATTGATATGAAAGGATTGAAAATGGATGATTTGGTTGGCTACATCTCATTATACGACAATCATATTGGATATGATGATAAACTCCTTCATGTAGATTCAGTTAAATTTCTATCCTCCTTAATTGGTCCACAACGAATTATTCATTTTGAAACAGACGGCCTAACCGGTGAAATGAAAGGGGAGTTTAGAAATAGCGTTTTCTTAAGAACCATCAAGGAATTCTATGAAGAGATAAAGCTTAATCTTAAAAACAATGAGGAAGACCTTGATTTATATTATGCAAATAAACTTGACGCCCAGCTTGAAAAGTATGATGTGAAAGTTGATCTAAATTTTTGGGATCTTAATAGATTCGTGAAGCCATTTTACCCAGAATTTGATATATCAAAAGAGGTCAAACTTCGAGGGTCATTTATTCAAGACAGTACATCCAGACTTACATTGTTTGGTTCAATCGATTCATTAACAATCAAAAATGTATCTCTCTCGAAAAATTATGTAGACATCAATATCGCGAAAGATTACTTTGGCAGAAATACGCAAGCCTCAGCTTTTGCATCGTCCAATAATCAAAAATGGTCAGAAAAGTATCATACAGAAAATGCCTTTACCGACATTAATTGGCACAAAGACAGTATGACCATTGCCATGAACATAGAACAACCCGAATTCTCGAATAGCCTTGCAATTGAATCGTCAGTGAAGTTTTTCACCGATTCCACTCAACTTCATTTCCAAAATTCGAACATGGAAATTTTAGGAAAACAATGGATTTGGGACACATCGAATAGAATTACCAATAAAGATGGTGAATGGGTTTTTAACAGCGTCAGAGCTTCCAATGGGCCTGAAAACTTAGAAGTATCAGGCATGTATTCATTGAAGTCTCCTGAGGCACTATTTATAGACTTAAAAGATTTCAATATTCAAAATATTCAGTCCTTAGTGGCTAATAAAGTAGAAGGATCAATCGACGGAAGAATAAAAATAAAGAGACAACCTGAAAACGATTTGATTGAAGGAAATCTTATCGTACGCACCTTGAAAATTGAGGACTTTATGGTGGGTGATCTCTTTGCAATATCAAAATGGGAAAGCGAATCCGAACGCTTGGTTATGAATGTTGACCTTGTTCACAATGGAAAGAAAAAAATTGATATTTCAGGCCATTTCTTCCCTAAAAGAGAAGTCAACCAACTTGATCTCAAAGCAAAATTCGATAGCGCAGATCTGAAAATAGCTGAACCATTTATAAAAAAGAACTTTACCAACATTGGCGGAATGGCTTCTGGGCAATTTAGCATCCTGGGCACACCCACGTACCCTATTCTCAAAGGCACAGGAAAAATAACAAATGGGGATTTATTAGTCAATTACCTTAATACCCGTTACCAGTTCAATGGTAATTTGATTTTCGACGAAAATGAAATAAGTACAAGCAACCTTGTTTTGACTGACAGCGAAAAAAATAATGCCTATCTATCAGGCGGAATTTTTCACGATGGTTTTAAAAATCTGGTACTGGATTTCCAAGGAGTGTTTGAAAACTTTAAGCTACTAAACACTTCTGCGGCAGATAATAATGCCTATTATGGGATAGCCTACGGCACCGGTAATATTAATTTTCTGGGAGCTATAGACAACATTCAAATCACTGCCGAAGCACAAACAACCAAAGGAACCAGGCTCTCTATTCCCCTTGGGGAATCTTCCGATTCTCAAATTGAACAAAAGGAATACATCGAATTCGTCGATTTGAAAGACGCACAAAATGTGCAGAAAGTAATAGAAGAAGTACACACTCAGGAAAAACTTAAAATCAAGGGTATCGAATTAGATTTTGATTTAGAATTTACACCTGATGCTTATGTTGAGTTAATTTTTGATGTGCAAGCAGGTGATATCATCAGGGGGCGTGGTAATGGCAACATTGAACTTCAAATTAACACCGACGGGGATTTCACGATGTTCGGTGACTATACCATTGAAAGTGGAGGATATAATTTCACTCTATATAATATTATAAACAAAGAATTCGACATCAAAAAAGGCAGTACCATTTCATGGTATGGAGATCCTTACAGAGCAATATTAGACATCTCAGCATCCTACAGACAGCTGGCATCCCTTGCTCCCCTCATGGTACGTTTCTTAGACCCAGACGATCTCAACTCACCTGAAACTAGAAAGAAATACCCTTCAATTGTAGATCTAAAATTAAGAGGGAATTTATTGACACCGGAAATTAAATTTGATATTAACATCGAGGACTATCCTCCAAATAATCAATTACCAAATAGCTCTGTTACACTAGATGAGGTTGTTACTGCTTTCAAGGCAAATCTGAAAAACAATGAACAAGAAATGAATCGACAAGTGTTCAGCTTGATTATTCTAAGGAAGTTTTCAACCGAAAACAGCTTTCAAGTCAACAGTCAGACCTTAGGTAACAGTTTGAGTGAATTCGTTTCGAACCAATTGAGCTATTGGGCCACCCAGGTCGATGAAAATTTAGAAGTGGATGTAGATTTGGCAGGTTTATCAGACGATGCCTACAATACATTTCAATTGAGATTATCATACACCTTTCTTGATGGTAGACTCCGTGTCACAAGAGGTGGTAGTTTGCCTAATCAAGAAACTAAAGGGGATGTAAGTACAATTATTGGCGATTGGACCGTGGAATATTTACTAACCGAAGATGGTAGATTCAGAGTGAAAATGTACAGCCGATCAGATTTAGACGATATTAATTCCCAACTCGATGAAAGTAATTTCGAAACTGGTTTTAGCCTTCAATATATCAAAAGCTTTGATCAACTAAACCAAATTCTTTCTGACAACAGAAAAAAGAATATTTCTAAAAGAGAAAGTACTTCCGAAGAAGCGAAAGCATCAAAAGAAATCTAA